ACAGACGGACTAAAATCTCTTATATAGGCGTGTCTCCAGCTGCTTACTCAATCAAATAAATACCTTTAATATACCAAAGAAGAGAAGGTCGCATCGCCCTTCAGATGTGTGGCTTAAAAACATTATATAAATGAGCTCTTGGACTATTTCTGCCAGCAAAGAAGAATCACGAGTAGAATAAATTTCATGCATTTCTGTGAAAAGGAGGCACACACTGAATTGGCTGAAATAACCTGAAGTGGCAGCACTGCATCtcattggacttctgtgcacaCAATGACCTTGAGGAAGCTCATATATACAGAGATTAAAATGGAGAGCTGTGGAGTTTTATAGCTCACCAGGTCCCTCTCTGCTTATTGTAGCACTAACATAGAGTCATTTATGAGTCTGTTTGATGGGATTATGAGCGCCCTCTGTCTCACACCACTGTCACCCCACCAAATCATATGAGCTTTCCTTTCTGTGCTGCATCTCCTTCAGTGCTAACTCAACTTTCTTTAAAGTTATCTGCACTTTTCACCCTGACCTTTCAAATCTTTTTCGGCACTGCATGCACTGATTTCTTCTTCCTTATACTTTACCTCCAGCACCAACTCAGTCATCTGGTGTTGTTTTTGCAGTTCCTTGCTGTCTGCTATGGGCTCATGGTAGAACAGGCAGAGCATGCTGTGCTGCTTTAAAGCTTTCTTGTAGTTCTTGTCATTGATATCAAGAACACGGTCTTTTCCGTCATACTgtggcaactccaggcctttcTCAGACAGGGCCTGAGGCACAAAGTTTAGGCAGGGGAGCAAAAACAACCACAGGGAGAGCATGGTCCAGAGTTACCACACACCCCCAGAGTATGATTTAGTTTCACAGTATTAAGAAAGTGCACGGTCAGAAAGGTCACCTATAAGGCCTATGAAAGGATGAGGAAATGTAAGAAATAGAAATATTGCTGGTCCGTCAGTGGCAGTTTGCAGGCATCCCCCGATGTCCAAAGAAATCCAAAAATTTAACGTATCCTCCGGGCCAAGAAACTCCTTTCGTCATTACTTCTTCACGCCTGCAGACACAAAGGCGAAAGAGGAGTACTGCAAGGGCTGCAAGACACTGGGGGTGGATACCATACATAGCAGCACTCCCCTTCCACTACTCATGCAGGATAGGCCCATTTTTAGGAGACCAGTTGTTTGAATGCTAAAAATAGAACAGCAAACTGAGAACAGAGGATAGCGAAGGATGACAGTCGGGGTTTAATAATGAGTTACAGTACTTGCTCACTGTGGTGTCTCTTTGGGAGAGTTAGTAATGTGGGACAAGCACGCTGAGCACTAGAGATTTGAGGGTTTAGTTATTCTGAGATATCGATGAGGACCAAAAGTCCACAAGGAGCTTGGTGCTACAGTGGAAAATGTTGGTGTATTTTAATGGAATCTGGCAACAGATGCGCAAAGGACAAGCAAATAACAGAACAGTCACTGTGCTGCTGTCCAGTGTGTTGATAATATAACAGCTTTTGTTTTGGCTGGAATGTGATTGAATTGTTATGTCACACTGGCTTCTCATAACTAAATGTACCTCAAAAGATTTTAACACAATTTTGCTAGTAAACTCCATCTTTACTCCACTGAAACCACAAAAAAGCATTAGAAACACTTCTACTTTGGTGTCTTGCATTCATGCTCTTGCTTGAAGTACTATAGGTGCTTGTAAGATCTCGGGATAGAGGTACTGCTGCCCTCCTCAGGCCAAAATATGTATGGGCTGATGACAGACCTTTTCTTAGCACTTTTGGCCGCAGCACAGCAGGAATGCATGTGCAGGTGTGATTACACAAAGCTGAATCTTTGAAAAATGTGCATGAATGTCAGAATGTCTTTATGTTCGCTATGCACTTTTGCTGCTTTGGAAACCTTAGACTTCTGATActtcaattacatttttttagagCGCCATTTATCAAGTAAAGTTCTGCCCGAAACTCACAGCCCATACTTACTTACAACAAGGGAACACTGACTGTAATTTGAGTAGATTAGTAAAGAAAATGAGATAATAGGTGCCATCTGGACACATGCAGCACTGGCTACACAATGCAAGGAATTCTCAACTTTTGTGCACAATACTAAATAAAACATAGCAGCCAAGAAATACTTCTGGAAATTTACATCACAGCCATCACAGTGGTTAAAAATTATAAATCTTTATTCTGTGTACctcccccttttctttttctttatttctttctctctccctctctgtcttatCTAAAGgtatgtttgtgtgcatgcataTATGTAAGAGTAAAGAAACAAGAGCTCAAACTGCAAAATCTTTATATGCTTCAAAGCGCAACATGTCATaatctacattttttttccctaataCATTTCCAGTATTGCATTGTTATACATCTACATATAAGCAGTCTTTCAGAAGTTCATCTAACAGGTTAGCAGTAGGATATCAGGAAATAACCACAAAATCTGCTGTTGTGCTCATTAGTAATGGTAGCTGATTAATGATGGCTCTTTTTTATATGACTTTCTGTTGGTCTTCACAGCAGAGATTTGCTGTGACCTCATTTTGCCCTCATTATCTAGCCTCAAAATTAGCTATGACATCGCCCTGCTGTTTTTGAGCAGTCCAGTCGTCCTTGATGTATTGGTGGTAGGGGTCGTTAGAGTGCTCCCTCCTTTTAGATTTGACTGTGCTCACCAGCATGGCCACAATAATGAAGGCAAACATGCCGATCATCACGGCGAGATACCAGATCACGTCCCTGAAGTTCTCCTCAGCCAGAGTCTTGTCCAGAGCGTTGCCTGCAGCAGTCACATTGCGCCTCCAGTTATCCAGGAAGTGACTCAGTGCGTTGGTAAGGGACGTCTCAAGATGAAGGGTCAAGTTTGACCAATTAGTCTCACTCAACTAGTCGAAAGAACCACAAGATTTTTATCAAAAATTgaaaaaacatggaaaatgtattttatagCCTCATTTGTTTGCTTTAAATTCTGGAAATCCAAAATGTGCattacacagacacaaaaaaataaagaaaaacataaagaaaagaaagaaaaaacagcaaagaagATATTCTTGGGTATTCTTTCATTCAATTTTCATTCAAAGTTGAACTTTCAATTCATTTGATTTGAGTCAACAGTACTAAACTGTTTTTTATCAGCgtaaaatgtaaaacactgCAAGTCTCATCAAACTAACATGATGTTAGGTTTTTTATTGTTACACTGAAATTCTTTCTTTAATTGCttataaaagaaaaagcatagaaaaatgACATTTCTCTTGGTAACCAACTAAAACATGCACCCTTCATGTGCCCTTTTGaatacacaaaacaacacatttgttatCAGGTGAGAAAATGAGTTTTCAGAgctcaaaaacacacaacaagTAACAGTGCgttatttttcctttatttatttcatttactgTCACTTGAAGACAAATTTGCTCTGAAATATACAGAGATAGATTTAACAATTTAACATTACTGAGTGACAAAGATTATAAACATTGAAGCTTCTACTGTACCAACCTTTTGCCATGTTTGAGAAGGCCACATCATGGAACTGATCCGAAAATCACTTTGGAatgaaagcagagaaaaacagggagaaagCACAAGGAGCACCGCCGGTCAGAGTAACCTACGAAGTAATTAGCTCACAGAACGCTGCTTATATTTTATTTGCTGTCTTTAtctttcgtgtgtgtgtgtgtgtgtgtgtgtgtgtgtgtgtgtgtgtgtgtgtgtgtgtgtgtgtgcgataGTGAGGCATGACCTTGAATAAGGCATATTAAAATGTTGATATTTGCTTTGGATACTTGAGACATAAGAGTGCTGATAGTGgttaaaaggtgaaaaacacacatttatacgCCCATTAATTACCatgtaataaaaagaaataacatcattttattgttatttcttTGGCCTGACTTGTTTGAAATGTAATTCCTCATTTGCCCTCATAGAGGGAGCGCAGTATAAAATTGAATGATAGCCAGTCTAAAGCAGTTTTAAACAGGCTTACCCTAGATGGCAGTAAGACATAATGCAACACATTTAAGAGCTATacacatgtgtgtatatatatatattttaatgaaTTACCCCAGTATATCTGTTATCAGATTGCAAACACTGCTTGACTCCATATTCAGCGAAAAACGAAGGAATTAAAATGAAGTCCTTGTTTAAAGTAAATTTTCCGGTACAAGCTGTCAAGAGCAATAAGAGGTCCATTGTCTGTCTCAAGGAcagtccagctttgtgtctgtgtgtaaaaaGGAATTCTTGATAACGTACTTTATAACTGTTTGAAAGGCTGGTGTTTTTGCCCCACAGAGCCACATTGCGGTAAGGAATGACTCCCACTATATCTGATCATTTCCAGATCATTCATGCTTTGCATTGCAGGACCAGCAGTTGGATAGCATGCTGACTTTCTTCCCTGCAAACACAAAACTTAAGGCATATGGAAGGTTATGCACAAAGAGCATTAGTGCAACGAGACACACTGAAAAGAGTTGTCTCTAGCCTAAAGGAGAGAGACAACAGAAGcagaaaagatgaaaacagtAAGTCTGTAACCTGACAGAGATTCTGTGGAATATGTCTTGCAAAATTCCTCAACCAGTGtgccaaaaagaaagaaaaaggggggaaaagagtcttaaaaagtaaaatagaaACTGAGCCTTATCTGCTTTGCAAATGTAGGTCCTCCTGCTAATGCTCTCCTCGTGGAAAAGTTACAGGCTGATGTCTGATGGAAATTTTCATGTGCAAGTCGGATAAAAGGAGATTttgcacagtaaaaaaaaaaaagtccaaatgtTTCCACGCTGACCCTGgatttttcctttgtttctctTAACTCTAGTCAGTTTTCAGACACTTTTCAGGTGAATTTTTCCAGTTGGCTCAGTCTGATGAAAGCTCCTTACAACACAATATGTGGTGAAATGGACGGACAGTGGGAGACCACATGTGATGCTTTCGCAATAAAAGGCAAGAGTACTACATCAGCCTCGAGAGAGTTGTTATCTCACCCACCTTATGtatgaaatgaatggaaaaaaatacCATACAGTCATACGAACAGTTTGATTGTTGCACTTAATGCAAACATACAGCAGGTGGGCATTATATAAGTCACTCAGAGTCTGTGGTATATTACTATCAATT
This DNA window, taken from Oreochromis niloticus isolate F11D_XX linkage group LG16, O_niloticus_UMD_NMBU, whole genome shotgun sequence, encodes the following:
- the LOC100710176 gene encoding potassium voltage-gated channel subfamily E member 2, coding for MMWPSQTWQKLSETNWSNLTLHLETSLTNALSHFLDNWRRNVTAAGNALDKTLAEENFRDVIWYLAVMIGMFAFIIVAMLVSTVKSKRREHSNDPYHQYIKDDWTAQKQQGDVIANFEAR